The genomic DNA aggtgctggggtccaaccccagcaggtccaggggtccccaaaggtgtggacggagtcggcgaagaaggaatgacacggagacagcgttcagttgatcagcagcctagccaggatctctagccaagttctggtcaggatctccagcaaagttctggttaggatctccagccaggttctgtgtccatgttctcttgctaggttttccagccaggttctccaggttctccagccaggttctgtagccatgtttcctcgctaggttctgtctctaggttgtgttgccagtttctgtccaggatcttttgccatgttctctccagcgaagttcttctgtctctaggttctgtgtaggttctgtgtctaggttctgtgtctcttggttctgtcttctaagttctgtgtcctgttgtcttgttacatctgtatttataccagttgattccaatcctatcaatctctattccaaaggttagggcgtttcttatctccattccagggagtaaagattatgtagctgaagcatgattgttcatagttaaagtgattaattaccggcctggcacttagttaaggggttttattccctccctaacttcaggggaaaatccctacctggggaaacaacctttctcggagaggtgaccttggttaaaacacgtagcgccaagaaggtgagcaaacatattaagaacagtatgccatatatgccaggtcccttgaaacagcaaggatggaccggctcccggcactcaggtggacagaggagcagggctgccgtCCCACTGAGCCCTCCCTGGCTTGGCCACCACAATAGCCAGCCTGTCACACCTTCATTCTTCCCTGGTCTAAGCCCCCGCCTCAGGCTTTCTCTTGAAACCTGCCCTCCGGGAGGGAAATGCCACAGCACAGCCCTGACCTGGAGGTGGGAGGGCCTATCATGTCTGCCTTCCCTTGAGGGTGTGGGGTCCTTGCTGTCTGTTATTTTGTGTGGCCTCTGGGGCCTTTTGGTCAAAGCCAAAGAAGTGTCCTTTAACTCCCTGTCTTGTGGAGTGAGTGGCTGAGCGGCCGGGTTCTGTAGACGCAGCCTAGGTTCAAACCAGCTCCGCCACTGACAAGTGTGTGGCTTCGGGCGAGTTACTTAATCTCTGTGTCAGTTTCCTTCTGGTAGAGCCTCCCCCAGTGGAGTGGAGGCGAAATGAGGCAGGTGTGTGTGGCACTGACATGCAGGAAGAGTGCCTGCCGGCTCTGATGCCACACAGAGCACGACCCTCCTCGCCTGTCTCCACAGAAGGAGATGGAAAACTACGAAGCCCCCTTCCAGTGCCTGGCCCGGCAGTTCCACCAGCTGTACCGGGAGAAGCTGGAGGTTTTCCACGCGCTGGCGTGAGGGCTGGGTGCTGCGGGCGTGAGCAGTGGCCCGGCTCCTTGGAAGACGAGAGAAGATGGACTTGCCTCAGCACTTCACCTGTTGTGACAGCttcaaataaaaggagaaaatgtacAAGCAGCAGCTCCTTCCGCTCTTGGCCAGGGCAGGCCTGGTTCCATTTTGCACTTGGCTGCTGGTTCCAGagcagcctgggagccaggcggggGCCTGGCGGGCCTCCTGTGGGGGCTGGcactgtgggggtgggtggtCCCACCTTCCCCCGAGAGCAGCCCCACATTGTGCCGGGATTGCTTACAATTTGCTGCAGCTGAGATGCTCTGCGTGGAACTTGccagggggctgaggggctgCCGGCCGGCCCCCTCCTGAGTCTAACACACGGGGCTTTGCTGCCTGTTCCCTGTCCAGGGGCCGCTGTCACCGACAGAACAGTGCCCTCTGCCGGCCGGCCTGGGTGCCTCCCCTCCATAgggccagctctgcccagctGCCGGGAACGCTGGGCCAAGAACCAGGCCACTTTCCTTTAATGACCCGCCTCTCGGAGCTGGGCAGCAGTCATAATTCTCTGTCCTGAGCTCGACTGTTTTCCATGCCATCTCCGCTGCCAGATTAATCTTCCTAAAACACCGCTTTCACTCCTCTGATTAAAGACCCACGCGGTTCCTCGTCGCCTTTGCATCAGGCTGCAGGCCGAGGTTTGGCATCAAAGGCTGCCTCTGGCTATCACCCTCCCCCGCGGGTCTCAGCTCCTTTcaccctcagtccccaggcccccagctaAGGGGCAGAGGTGCCAGCTATGGGGTAGACAGACCCGTTTTGCCCCAATGATGGTGATGGAAATGGCTCCGGTTAGTTGATGACCTGTCCTGTCTCTACATGAGCTCAGCGCATTACAGGTATTAGCTAATTTAATCTTTAAGCAGAGTCTTACCCCACTTTCCAAATGAACCAGAGAACTCAGTGACTTAGCCAaggagtggcagagccaggacaggGACGCcagagcccagctcccagccccaccccttcttCTGCCTCCTCCCGAGATGGCCAGGCCTGGAGAAGGTGGAGGTCTTTCATCTGCAAAGGGTGGTGATTAGGCTGCCCTTCGAGGTC from Myotis daubentonii chromosome 2, mMyoDau2.1, whole genome shotgun sequence includes the following:
- the IFT27 gene encoding intraflagellar transport protein 27 homolog isoform X1, yielding MVKLAAKCILAGDPAVGKTALAQIFRSDGAHFQKNYTLTTGVDLVVKTLPVPDTGDSVELFIFDSAGKELFSEMLDKLWESPNVLCLVYDVTNEQSFLNCSKWLEKARSQVPGTSLPEGDGKLRSPLPVPGPAVPPAVPGEAGGFPRAGVRAGCCGREQWPGSLEDERRWTCLSTSPVVTASNKRRKCTSSSSFRSWPGQAWFHFALGCWFQSSLGARRGPGGPPVGAGTVGVGGPTFPREQPHIVPGLLTICCS
- the IFT27 gene encoding intraflagellar transport protein 27 homolog isoform X2 gives rise to the protein MVKLAAKCILAGDPAVGKTALAQIFRSDGAHFQKNYTLTTGVDLVVKTLPVPDTGDSVWESPNVLCLVYDVTNEQSFLNCSKWLEKARSQVPGTSLPEGDGKLRSPLPVPGPAVPPAVPGEAGGFPRAGVRAGCCGREQWPGSLEDERRWTCLSTSPVVTASNKRRKCTSSSSFRSWPGQAWFHFALGCWFQSSLGARRGPGGPPVGAGTVGVGGPTFPREQPHIVPGLLTICCS